AACCGCCAGCTCTTCGAAGATTTTGTGGCCGCCAAAGACCTGGTAGGCGACGTAAGCATCGCCAACACCACCGATGAGCTGCGCACCCTGCTCAGCGGCGAGGGCGGCGGCGTGGTGTTCAGCACCGTGCAGAAGTTCAACCTCAAAGACACGGCCACTGGCCGCGAGCTGGAGCACCCCGTCCTGAGTTCCCGCGACAACATCATTGTCATTGCCGATGAGTGCCACCGCACCCAGTACGGCCTGGTGCAGGGCTTTGCCAACAACCTGCGCCGCGCCCTGCCGCAGGCCAGTTTCATTGGCTTCACGGGCACGCCTGTAGACAGCAAAGACGCCGACACCGTGGCCGTGTTCGGCGACATCATCCATACCTATGACATCCGGCAGGCCACCGAAGACAAAGCCGTGGTGCCCATTTACTACGAGCCGCGCCTGGCCAAGCTGCACCTGGGCAACGCCCAACTAGAGGAAGAAGCCGAGGAAATCACCGGCGGTCTGGAAGAAAACGACAAGAACAAGATTCTATGGGCCGCCATGGAAGACGCCGCCGGTTCTCAGGAGCGCGTGGCCGCCATTGCCCGAGACATTCTGCAGCATTACACGGCCCGCAACGCCAGCCTGAGCGGCAAGGCCATGGTGGTGTGCATGAGCCGCCGCAACTGCGTGAAACTCTATGACGCCCTCACCGCCCTGCCCGGCTGTCCCGAAGTAGCCGTCATCATGACCACCAACATTGCCAAAGACCCCATTGCCTGGAACCCGCACGTGCGCACCAAAGAAGCCATGGAAGGCATCAAGACCCGCTTCAAAGACCCCGATGATAAACTGCAACTGGTGATTGTGCGCGATATGTGGCTCACCGGCTTTGACAACCCCGCCATGCACACGCTCTACGTAGACAAAGTGATGACCGGCCACAACCTCATCCAGGCCGTGAACCGCGTAGCCACCGTCTTCCGGGACAAACCCAGCGGCCTCATCGTGGACTACATCGGGATAGGTGACCGCCTGCGCGATGCCACCAAGAAATACACCGGTGCCGGCGGTTCGGGTGCCGTGGCCTTAGAGATAGAAGAAGCCTTCTCCTTCACCCAGGAAATCATTGAACTGCTGCGCGAGCAACTGCCCCCTGATTTCACCTACCATACCTGGCTGGCCTTGACCACTCAGGAGAAATTTAAATTAGTAGCGCTGGCGACTAACTTTCTGGTCTCTGATGATGAACTCTGCAAGGCATTTATGCTGAACGAGAAGAAACTCAGCAGCCTCGCCTCTATCGTGAAAAACCATGCGGCCATTAATGACATTGCGGTAGACATCCTCTTCTTCCAGCACGTGGGCGCCGCGGTGCGCAAGGTAAAGTACCCCACCACCAACATCAAGAAAAGCCAGGAGCAGATTAAAAACCTCATTCACCGCAGCATTGAATCTGAAGACGTGGTAGACGTGTTCCAGATGGCCGGCATAGAGCGCTTTGACATCTCCATCATCAATGACGAGTTCCTGGCCACCGCCAAGGAACAGAAGACCGGCAACGAACTCAAGCTTGAACTCCTGCGCCAGATCATGAACGACGAGATCAAGGTCCGGTCCTCCAATAACCTTATCAAGTACCGCAGGCTCAAGGAAGAGGTAGAGAAGATCATCGCCGACTACCACGCCCACTTCTTTGACAGCCTGGTGGCCATGGAAAAGATACGGGCCGTTGCCAAACAATTGCAGGAAGAAGACCAGCGCCGCACCCAACTGGGCCTCACCCAGGAAGAAGAGGCCTTCTACGAGATCCTGGCCAACCACCCTAACGCCGTGCAGGACTTCGAACTCATCAAAGAGCTTGTGAAAAAAATCCTGGCCGAGGTCAAGAAAAGCGCCTCCCAACCAGACTGGTACAAGAAGGATGACACTAAAGCCCAGTTAATGCTGGCCGTGAAAAAGGTACTGCGCTTTAAAGTACACGCAGACCTGCAGGAGATCCTGGATGAGATCATGGAGCAGGCCGAGGAGCGGTATAAGGTGTGGGCGTTTGGGGTAGCGTAAAAGCCAGGAGGAACAAGTTACGACCTTTCCTCCCTACTTGATCAGATAAACCGCTCAATTCATGGGGCCGGCCTCCGGTTAGTGATCCCCAATTGGGGCCTTGCCAGGGAATACAGAGAATAGAAAGCAGTCAGGGAAGGCGGGCGGTTAAGTAAAGTAAGCAATGTGGTTCTAAAGTAGGCCGTTGGTGGTGAGCAACGGAAGGCCGTGCAGGCTTTTTGTCTACTGGTAAATGAAAAAGGTAACCGCTTTTCTTCCGGCATTGGTTTGTTTTGATATAGAGGCATTTGCCATCATTAATTCCCTTATTTTTAGCTGATAATCCTGGAGAACTCGAAGTCACTTACTAAATGACAACACCTGTACGCGCAGTAAAACAAACCATAAAGAAAGGCCCGTTCTGGTTCATCCTTTTTCTGTTAGTACTAGGCACCGTGCTAAACGCCCACGCCCAGGAGGCCCCCTTCAGGAAAGGGGTGAATCTTACGGGCTGGTTTCAGGCCAACAGTGCGAAGGAGATTTCCTTTTCACGCTACACCAGGCAAGACTTTGAGCAAATCAAAAGCCTTGGGGTTGATGTAATCCGGTTGCCCATTAACCTACACGGCATGACCAAAGGGGCGCCAAATTACACCCTGGACCCGCTGTTCCTCACTTTCCTGGATGAGGCCATTGGCTGGGCCGAGGCCCTGGATCTGCATCTCATTCTGGACAACCACTCCTTTGATCCCCTTGATAACACGCAGCCTGATATAGAGTTGATACTGGAGAAGGTCTGGCCCCAGATGGCGCGGCGCTACAGAGACCGGTCAGACAAGATCTATTACGAGATTCTGAATGAACCCCATGGCATTGCCGATGCCACCTGGGGCGCCATCCAGGGCCGTATTATCCAGGCCATCCGGAAGGAAGACACCAGGCACACGCTTATTGTAGGCCCTTCTAATTTTAACAGCTACGCCAACCTGGCCCAGCTGCCCGCGTACCCAGACAACAAGCTTATCTACACGTTCCACTTTTATGACCCGTTTCTCTTCACCCACCAGGGAGCCAGTTGGGTAGCGCCCTCTATGGTGCCGCTGGCCAACATGCCCTTCCCCTACCGCGCCCCGGACATGCCCGGCCTACCGGCTAACTTCAGGGGTTCCTGGATGGAAAGTGCCTATAACAACTATGCCCAGGACGGCACGGTGGCCAAGGTGAAACAACTTTTAGACATTGCCGCCCAGTTTAAGCAAACCCGGAAAGTACCCCTTTTCTGCGGCGAGTTTGGCGTGTTCATGCCCAACAGTCGGCCCACCGACCGCGTGTTCTGGTATGACACCGTGCGCCGCTACCTGGAGGAAAAGGGCATTGCATGGACTAGTTGGGATTACCACGGCGAGTTCGGGTTGTTTTCCCCCGGCGGCTCAGACCAGTTCCAGCATGATTTGAACGTGCCCCTGCTCCAGGCCCTGGGCTTTACCGTTCCAACCCAAACACCCTTCGTGAAGCAGCCCGAAACTGCCGGCTTCGCCCTCTACTCAGATTACCTGGGCCGGGGAATCATGAATGCCAGCTACGGAAATGGCCCGATAGACTTTTACTTTGACCAGAAACCCAACAATGGCCGTTACAGCCTGCTCTGGACCGGCGCCGACCAATACAGCAGCATCGTCTTTGACTTTAAACCAGACAAAGATCTGTCCACCTTAAAGCAGCAAGGATACGCCCTGGATTTCATGTTCCGGGGCACGGCGCCGGCCACCAGCGTAGACATCCGGTTCATTGACACCAAAACCACGGCGGCCAACGACCACCCCTGGCGCTCCCGCGTGACCCTCAATGCCCAGTCTGTTCCCTTTGACGGCCGCTGGCACCATGTACGCCTGCCTCTGAGTTCTTTCACAGAACAAGGTTCCTGGGACAACAACGCTTGGCATAACCCCGAGGGTAAGTTTGACTGGGCTAACATTGACAAAATGGAGATTACCGCCGAACACGGCGCCCTGGGCCAGGCCAAACTCTGGTTTGACAACATTTACCTTTCCAACCAGGACACGGCCCAGGTCCATGACCCTACGGTATTGGGGGTGGAAAACCTTAGGTCTTCGGTATCTCCGGTGAAAGTGCACCCCAACCCTGCTTCCGGGTACCTGCTCCTAGAAACTTCCTTGCCGGGCAACCTGGCGGTAGAGATGAGCAATGGCGTAGGCGCCGTGATATACCAAAACCGGTTTCAGCAGCCGCTTAAAATTTCAACTGCTTCTTTTCCTGCCGGGACCTACCTGCTCAAGGTGACCCAGCCCAACGGGCAATACGCTATCCATAAAGTGCTGGTGCAGCGGTAGGGAAACTGTCTTTTTTGGGGCTGTTTTTGAGAAATCAGCCCCAAAACGCCTTTCAAAAATTAAGTTATGCTTATTTCTGGCTTGTACGCCGGCTGTTTTTTTGATCAGGTCCACTTCTTTCTGGTGGCAAGGGGGAAGACTTTCTGAAAAATTTCATGGGCATTTCCTGCGCTTCGCCCAGATAACCCAAGCCTTTTCGAACTTTCCTGGCTGCTGGACGTTCTAGAGAGGCACACCCACTGGGCAGCGCGCCACCTTTGCGCTTTAAGACAAGTTTTATCCCTTTCATCGTCTTTTCGGCAGACCCAGCTTCTCTCTTTTTCCATCTTTCTTGCGGCTTTCGGCCTGTTTCAGGCTACAGCCTACCTGCAGGCTATCCTGGGCCGCGGTTCTTTTGAATCCTTTTATGAATTATACCCTCATCCTTGACAGTGCTACCACGGTAGACGAAATTCCCGAATATTGGACACCCCAGGACTACATTCAGCTGTTGGAGAAATTCAATTTCCCTGATGCCGCCTCGGCAAGCCCAGAATCACTGCCCGAACTGCTGGCCATGGCCATCACGGACTTTGAGCCCAATGTGG
This Rufibacter radiotolerans DNA region includes the following protein-coding sequences:
- a CDS encoding type I restriction endonuclease subunit R codes for the protein MSQYLAESDIEEAAIAWLLEQAPYTYQHGAEIKRDQSKVVLEDAFAAYLQRRYPQVPEKVRQELKQEFLYNPGADLPQRNHAFHLKLSKGLSKTWKDEHGQPQFGHFYPVDYDTLENNDFRVVNQLTTVGKGKRRPDLIIFVNGLPLVLFEFKNLFNQDATVEAAFNQVQHYTLEIPAVFEYNALTVVSDGQTTLHGMFSSGLEWYAAWKSIDGRAVVDNGFALETLIKGLLVPQRLLQYVRHYIFHELDKGELIKKGAKYHQFYGIQYALQETLKSVRPNGDGRIGVIWHTTRSGKSITMAIYTGILRQLPQLRNPTIVVQVDRFDLNRQLFEDFVAAKDLVGDVSIANTTDELRTLLSGEGGGVVFSTVQKFNLKDTATGRELEHPVLSSRDNIIVIADECHRTQYGLVQGFANNLRRALPQASFIGFTGTPVDSKDADTVAVFGDIIHTYDIRQATEDKAVVPIYYEPRLAKLHLGNAQLEEEAEEITGGLEENDKNKILWAAMEDAAGSQERVAAIARDILQHYTARNASLSGKAMVVCMSRRNCVKLYDALTALPGCPEVAVIMTTNIAKDPIAWNPHVRTKEAMEGIKTRFKDPDDKLQLVIVRDMWLTGFDNPAMHTLYVDKVMTGHNLIQAVNRVATVFRDKPSGLIVDYIGIGDRLRDATKKYTGAGGSGAVALEIEEAFSFTQEIIELLREQLPPDFTYHTWLALTTQEKFKLVALATNFLVSDDELCKAFMLNEKKLSSLASIVKNHAAINDIAVDILFFQHVGAAVRKVKYPTTNIKKSQEQIKNLIHRSIESEDVVDVFQMAGIERFDISIINDEFLATAKEQKTGNELKLELLRQIMNDEIKVRSSNNLIKYRRLKEEVEKIIADYHAHFFDSLVAMEKIRAVAKQLQEEDQRRTQLGLTQEEEAFYEILANHPNAVQDFELIKELVKKILAEVKKSASQPDWYKKDDTKAQLMLAVKKVLRFKVHADLQEILDEIMEQAEERYKVWAFGVA
- a CDS encoding cellulase family glycosylhydrolase, which encodes MTTPVRAVKQTIKKGPFWFILFLLVLGTVLNAHAQEAPFRKGVNLTGWFQANSAKEISFSRYTRQDFEQIKSLGVDVIRLPINLHGMTKGAPNYTLDPLFLTFLDEAIGWAEALDLHLILDNHSFDPLDNTQPDIELILEKVWPQMARRYRDRSDKIYYEILNEPHGIADATWGAIQGRIIQAIRKEDTRHTLIVGPSNFNSYANLAQLPAYPDNKLIYTFHFYDPFLFTHQGASWVAPSMVPLANMPFPYRAPDMPGLPANFRGSWMESAYNNYAQDGTVAKVKQLLDIAAQFKQTRKVPLFCGEFGVFMPNSRPTDRVFWYDTVRRYLEEKGIAWTSWDYHGEFGLFSPGGSDQFQHDLNVPLLQALGFTVPTQTPFVKQPETAGFALYSDYLGRGIMNASYGNGPIDFYFDQKPNNGRYSLLWTGADQYSSIVFDFKPDKDLSTLKQQGYALDFMFRGTAPATSVDIRFIDTKTTAANDHPWRSRVTLNAQSVPFDGRWHHVRLPLSSFTEQGSWDNNAWHNPEGKFDWANIDKMEITAEHGALGQAKLWFDNIYLSNQDTAQVHDPTVLGVENLRSSVSPVKVHPNPASGYLLLETSLPGNLAVEMSNGVGAVIYQNRFQQPLKISTASFPAGTYLLKVTQPNGQYAIHKVLVQR